The stretch of DNA GACCCCGACGCGGGGCGCTAGGTACCTGCCGAAGGAAGGAGCCGGAATTTCATTCCCTGCTGACCGGACGGCCCTGGTGGTGATCGATCCGGTCACGACTTCCTCTCCGAGGGCGGAGCAGGCTGGGAGATGACCAAGACTACCGTGGAGATGAACGATGTGGTCGGCCATCTGAAGCGCGCTATTGAGGGCGCACGACCGCGCGGTATCCCCATCCTGTTCGGCCCGATGGCGTACACGGAGGAGGATTACGCTGGCGAGCAGTTACACCGGAGAAGCGGGATCAACCGCCTGATGTTTGAGAAGAAGATGTTTCTGGCGGGCAGTTGGGGGGCAGACTTCCATCCCGACTTGCAGCCGCGCGAGGACGATACGGTGCTCCTGCCGCATAAGAGTTGTGATGTTTTCCAGACCGACCTCCCTGAACACCTCCGGCGGATGGGGATTACTCATCTGGTAATCGCCGGAATGACCGCCAATCTGTGCTGCGAGTCCACCGGGCGGCACGCGATGGAAGAAGGATTCGACGTGACGTTTCTCTCCGACGCCATCGGCGCGTCAGGTATTCCGGAATACGAGGCTTCGATCCGCGTGAACTATCCGCTGATCGCCAACGCCGTCATAACGTGGACGAGTTTCTAGCCGTCGTTGAGACTTCGACGGCAGCCCGCGTTGACGTGCAGCCGGGCGATGCGGTTCGTGGCTCCGACCACGGGGCGATCGGCACGGTTGACAAGGTCGTCGAAGCGACGGAGGAAACTGAAGGCTACCTGCTTGTGCCGCACGGGCTGATCTTCAAAACCGACAGCTATATCCCGTTGGATGCGGTGGTCAAGCGTAGCGGCACGGACGTCTTCATCAACATCCCGAAGCTGATCGTGGGAAAGATGCCTTAGGGCGAACCTCCTTCACGGACTGATCAGCAGGCGAAGCACGGCCCTCGCGCTATAGAGGTAGACAAGCTTTACGGCTCGCGCTCTCCCTCCAGTGCGGAGCGATCAGCTCGTGAGTAGGAGATAGCGCGGCTGGCGACGATCGGCACGCATTCGACCGACCTCGACTTCCAGTCAGGCGCAAAAACGGGACGGATTTTATTTTTGAGGCCTTCGGGGGGCGTCCTCTGCCCCGGTGCTCCACGCGAATGCTCAGTTTTCGCTCAATCTCGTCTGCAAAACGCTGTGTGCCGGTCAGTTGTCCACGTTGTAGCGCCTCCCGGATCAGAGTTTGTTCGGAGGGTAACACCCCCACCCCGACAAATTCGCGGTACCTATTCCGCCGTGATTGTTCCGGTGCACCCAGCGCTTCATAACACGGATCGAGGTCGGTGCCGGGATCCTGCCATAGACCGATCTTCCCACGGTAGCTCGACCAGCGATACGCCCCCGGACTTGGGACTATCCCGGCCCGCACGGGATTAAGCTCAATGTACCGACTACACGCCAGCAGATAGGTCTCGGTTTCCACCGGACTGGATTTGTACCGTCCTTCCCACAAGGTGCCGGTGCGTCTCTCAATTGTATTGACATAGCGGGTCTGTCGGGCCGCGAGATGTTTGAGTAACAACGCCAGGCCGCTCGGTCTAGCAGGCCCAATAGCAGGTGCACATGATTCGTCATCAAACAGTAGGCATACAGCTTGACGCCGAAGGCATTCTTGAGCTCAACGAGGTTTTCTAGGTAGCACTGAAAGTCTTCCTCGATGGCGAAAACCACCTGCCGGTTGTGACCGCGCTGAATGACGTGATGAGCGACTCCGAGTATACGATCCTTGCCTTTCTTGGCATGGCTTGTTCCTCCTGAACACTGACCGCGGAATCAGTATGCCGGAGTCTTCGCGGAAAATAAATCCGTCCCCTTTTTGCTCTGCTTACAGCGTCTATGGTCCGAGACCAGCTACCGCATGCAGGCCCTACGCGACAACCCGATCTGTGCCCGCCAGGAATTCGATCTCCTATCGGATCTCGCGGACCCGGGCCTGAGTGTTCGAGTCGGCTACGATCCACGCGAGCATGCGCCGGCGGTCGCGACCGGAGCGCGCCCGGCGGTGGCTATTCTAAGAGAGCAAGGCGTGAATGGGCACATCGAGATGGCCGCGGCGTTTGAGCGCGCCGGCTTTCATACCGTCGATCTGCACATGAGCGATATTATTTCCGGCCGCCGAAGCCTCGCTCCGTTCCGCGGTCTCGCCGCCGGCGGCGGCTTCTCCTACGGCGATGTCCTGGGCGCGGGGCGCGGCTGGGCCAGCGCCATCGTGTACAACGAGCGGGCGCGGGCGGAATTCGCGGCCTTTTTCGAACGCCCCGATACCTTTGCGCTCGGCGTCTGTAACGGCTGTCAGATGATGTCGCACCTTCGCGATCTGGTCCCGGGCGGGGCCGATTGGCCACGATTTGCGCGCAATGTTTCCGAGCAGTTCGAGGCGCGCCTGGTGATGGTCGAGGTGCTGCCCTCGCCCTCGATCCTGTTCGACGGCATGGCGGGGTCCCTGATCCCGATCGCCGTCGCCCACGGCGAAGGCCGTGCGGATTTTTCGGCCGGCGGCGGCGCGCGGGAAACCTTGGACAATCAAACCGCGGCGCTGCGCTTTGTCGATCATCATGGCAAGCCCACCGAAGTCTACCCTAATAATCCCAACGGATCGCCGGGGGGATTGACCGGCTTCACCACCACCGACGGACGCTGCACGATCCTCATGCCGCACCCCGAGCGGGTTTTCTTGCGCTGGCAATATTCATGGTTGCCCAAGACGTGGCGGCACGAGGCCGGGCCTTGGTTCCGATTGTTCGAGAATGCGCGGCGGTGGGTCGCATAAGGCGATTTACGGAACCCCACGGTTTTCTCGATGTCAATCCTCGAAGAAGAGCACGGGGAGAACTACAGGTAAGCGTTGGCTTGCGCTCCGATTTCGCGCAGAATGTCAGCCTCTTAAAGCGAAATGCGCCGCCGCCGTGGACAAGTCTATGGTCAAGACCCCCTCCACCGAAGAGATCACCCTCTTCCGCGACGCCGTGGGAGAGGTGAAACCCATCGTCCATGACAGCGTCTTCCCCGAACGACCGCGCCCCGAGCCGATCGCGGAACAGGCGCGTCTCGAGACGCTGCGGGTCATGCAGGCGCTTTTGAGCGACGACTATGACTCGAGCGATCTCGAGACCGGCGAGGAGCTGCTCTTCCTCGCCCGCGGTGTGCGGCGGGAAGTCGTGCGGCGGCTGCGGCGGGGTGATTTTAGCATGCAGGCACAGCTCGATCTCCACGGTATGACGGTGCCCCTCGCCAAGGAAGCCTTGTCCAAGTTCTTGCGGTCCGCGACCATGGCAGG from Pseudomonadota bacterium encodes:
- a CDS encoding cysteine hydrolase, with protein sequence MNDVVGHLKRAIEGARPRGIPILFGPMAYTEEDYAGEQLHRRSGINRLMFEKKMFLAGSWGADFHPDLQPREDDTVLLPHKSCDVFQTDLPEHLRRMGITHLVIAGMTANLCCESTGRHAMEEGFDVTFLSDAIGASGIPEYEASIRVNYPLIANAVITWTSF
- a CDS encoding Smr/MutS family protein, which produces MVKTPSTEEITLFRDAVGEVKPIVHDSVFPERPRPEPIAEQARLETLRVMQALLSDDYDSSDLETGEELLFLARGVRREVVRRLRRGDFSMQAQLDLHGMTVPLAKEALSKFLRSATMAGHRCVIIIHGKGHGSFQKQPVLKGKLNLWLQRRKDILAFSSARPADGGTGAVYVLLRR